In Pseudomonas putida, a genomic segment contains:
- the truB gene encoding tRNA pseudouridine(55) synthase TruB codes for MAQVKRIRRNVSGIILLDKPLGFTSNAALQKVRWLLNAEKAGHTGSLDPLASGVLPLCFGEATKFSQYLLDSDKGYETVMQMGQTTTTADAEGEVLQTREVTVGRADIEAVLPRFRGPISQVPPMYSALKRDGQPLYKLARAGEVVEREARSVTIGRLELLECEGTRARLSVGCSKGTYIRTLVEDIGEALGCGAYVAELRRTQAGPFQLAQTVTLEELEQAHAEGGNEALDRFLMPADSGLQDWPLVCLSEHSAFYWLHGQAVRAPDAPQFGMVRVQDHNGRFIGIGEVSEDGRIAPRRLIRSE; via the coding sequence GTGGCCCAGGTCAAACGTATCCGCCGCAACGTCAGCGGCATCATCCTGCTCGACAAGCCCCTGGGGTTCACCTCCAACGCCGCGCTGCAGAAGGTCCGCTGGCTGCTCAACGCCGAGAAGGCCGGTCACACCGGCAGCCTCGACCCGTTGGCCTCCGGCGTGTTGCCATTGTGCTTCGGCGAGGCGACCAAGTTTTCGCAGTACCTGCTCGATTCCGACAAGGGCTACGAAACGGTCATGCAGATGGGTCAGACTACAACCACCGCCGACGCTGAAGGCGAGGTCTTGCAGACGCGTGAGGTGACCGTTGGTCGCGCCGATATCGAGGCTGTGCTGCCGCGTTTTCGTGGCCCGATCAGCCAGGTACCGCCGATGTACTCGGCACTCAAGCGTGACGGCCAGCCGCTTTACAAGCTGGCACGTGCAGGAGAGGTAGTGGAGCGCGAGGCGCGTTCTGTTACTATTGGCCGCTTGGAGTTGCTCGAGTGCGAAGGCACCCGTGCGCGGTTGTCGGTTGGTTGCAGCAAAGGCACCTATATCCGCACCCTGGTGGAGGATATCGGCGAGGCTCTGGGCTGTGGCGCGTACGTCGCCGAGCTGCGCAGAACCCAAGCCGGGCCATTCCAACTGGCCCAGACGGTCACCCTCGAGGAACTCGAGCAGGCCCACGCCGAAGGCGGCAACGAAGCGCTCGATCGCTTCCTGATGCCAGCCGACAGTGGCCTGCAAGACTGGCCCCTGGTGTGCCTGTCGGAACACAGTGCCTTCTACTGGCTGCATGGGCAGGCAGTACGGGCTCCGGACGCGCCGCAATTCGGCATGGTTCGGGTACAGGATCACAATGGTCGCTTCATCGGTATCGGTGAAGTGAGCGAAGACGGGCGCATTGCGCCGCGTCGATTGATTCGGTCGGAATGA
- the rpsO gene encoding 30S ribosomal protein S15, which produces MALSVEEKAQIVTDFQQAAGDTGSPEVQVALLTANINKLQGHFKANGKDHHSRRGLIRMVNQRRKLLDYLKGKDTTRYSALIGRLGLRR; this is translated from the coding sequence ATGGCCCTCAGCGTTGAAGAAAAAGCTCAAATCGTTACCGACTTCCAGCAAGCTGCTGGCGACACGGGTAGCCCGGAAGTTCAGGTCGCTCTGCTGACCGCGAACATCAACAAGCTGCAAGGCCACTTCAAGGCCAACGGTAAAGACCACCACTCGCGTCGTGGCCTGATCCGTATGGTTAACCAGCGTCGTAAGCTGCTGGACTACCTGAAGGGCAAAGACACCACTCGTTACAGCGCCCTGATCGGTCGCCTGGGCCTGCGTCGCTAA
- the pnp gene encoding polyribonucleotide nucleotidyltransferase produces MNPVIKKFQFGQSTVTLETGRIARQATGAVLVTVDNDVTVLVTVVGAKQADPGKGFFPLSVHYQEKTYAAGKIPGGFFKREGRPSEKETLTSRLIDRPIRPLFPEGFMNEVQVVCTVVSTSKKTDPDIAAMIGTSAALAISGIPFEGPIGAARVAFHESTGYLLNPTYEQLAASSLDMVVAGTESAVLMVESEAQELTEDQMLGAVLFAHDEFQAVIQAVKELAAEAAKPTWDWKPAVANTELFNAIRAEFGEAISQGYTITVKADRYARLGELRDQAIAKFSGEEGQPSAGEVKDIFGEIEYRTVRENIVNGKPRIDGRDTKTVRPLNIEVGVLPKTHGSALFTRGETQALVVATLGTARDAQLLDTLEGEKKDPFMLHYNFPPFSVGECGRMGGAGRREIGHGRLARRSVQAMLPAADVFPYTIRVVSEITESNGSSSMASVCGASLALMDAGVPMKAPVAGIAMGLVKEGEKFAVLTDILGDEDHLGDMDFKVAGTAKGVTALQMDIKINGITEEIMEIALGQALEARLNILGQMNQIIGESRTELSANAPTMIAMKIDTDKIRDVIGKGGATIRAICEETKASIDIEDDGSIKIFGETKEAADAAKQRILGITAEAEIGKIYVGKVERIVDFGAFVNILPGKDGLVHISMLSDARVEKVTDVLKEGQEVEVLVLDVDNRGRIKLSIKDVAAAKASGV; encoded by the coding sequence GTGAACCCGGTAATCAAGAAATTCCAGTTCGGTCAATCGACCGTAACGCTCGAAACCGGCCGTATCGCCCGTCAGGCGACCGGCGCCGTGTTGGTCACCGTCGACAACGACGTCACCGTGCTGGTGACCGTGGTCGGTGCCAAGCAGGCCGATCCAGGCAAGGGCTTCTTCCCGCTGTCGGTCCACTATCAGGAAAAGACCTACGCCGCCGGTAAGATCCCGGGTGGCTTCTTCAAGCGTGAAGGCCGTCCTTCCGAGAAAGAGACGCTGACCTCGCGCCTGATCGACCGTCCGATCCGTCCGCTGTTCCCAGAAGGCTTCATGAACGAAGTGCAGGTCGTCTGCACCGTCGTCTCCACCAGCAAGAAGACCGATCCGGACATCGCTGCGATGATCGGTACCTCGGCTGCCCTGGCCATCTCCGGCATTCCGTTCGAAGGCCCGATCGGCGCTGCCCGCGTTGCCTTCCACGAGAGCACCGGCTACCTGCTGAACCCGACCTACGAGCAACTGGCTGCTTCGAGCCTGGACATGGTCGTCGCCGGTACCGAGTCGGCCGTACTGATGGTTGAATCGGAAGCCCAAGAGCTGACCGAAGACCAGATGCTGGGCGCGGTACTGTTCGCCCACGACGAATTCCAGGCCGTTATCCAGGCCGTCAAGGAGCTGGCTGCCGAAGCTGCCAAGCCGACCTGGGACTGGAAACCAGCCGTTGCCAACACCGAGCTGTTCAACGCCATCCGCGCTGAATTCGGCGAAGCCATTTCGCAGGGCTACACCATCACCGTCAAGGCTGACCGCTATGCACGCCTGGGCGAGCTGCGCGATCAGGCGATCGCCAAGTTCTCCGGTGAAGAAGGCCAGCCATCGGCCGGCGAAGTGAAGGACATCTTCGGCGAGATCGAATACCGCACCGTTCGCGAGAACATCGTCAACGGCAAGCCACGTATCGACGGTCGTGACACCAAGACCGTGCGTCCGCTGAACATCGAAGTCGGCGTACTGCCCAAGACTCACGGTTCGGCGCTGTTCACCCGTGGCGAAACCCAGGCCCTGGTCGTCGCGACCCTGGGTACTGCCCGTGACGCCCAGCTGCTGGATACCCTCGAAGGCGAGAAGAAAGACCCCTTCATGCTGCACTACAACTTCCCGCCGTTCTCGGTAGGCGAGTGTGGTCGCATGGGTGGTGCCGGCCGTCGTGAAATCGGTCACGGTCGTCTGGCCCGTCGCTCGGTCCAGGCCATGCTGCCTGCCGCTGACGTGTTCCCGTACACCATCCGTGTGGTTTCGGAAATCACCGAGTCCAACGGTTCGAGCTCCATGGCTTCGGTCTGCGGTGCTTCCCTGGCCCTGATGGACGCCGGTGTGCCGATGAAGGCGCCGGTTGCCGGTATTGCCATGGGCCTGGTCAAGGAAGGTGAGAAGTTCGCGGTCCTGACCGACATCCTGGGTGACGAAGACCACCTGGGCGACATGGACTTCAAGGTTGCCGGTACTGCCAAAGGCGTTACCGCACTGCAGATGGACATCAAGATCAACGGCATCACCGAAGAGATCATGGAGATCGCCCTGGGCCAGGCCCTGGAAGCGCGCCTGAACATCCTCGGCCAGATGAACCAGATCATCGGCGAGTCGCGCACCGAACTGTCGGCCAACGCGCCGACCATGATCGCCATGAAGATCGACACCGACAAGATCCGTGACGTCATCGGTAAAGGCGGTGCCACCATCCGCGCGATCTGCGAAGAGACCAAGGCTTCGATCGACATCGAAGACGACGGCTCGATCAAGATCTTCGGCGAAACCAAGGAAGCGGCAGATGCTGCCAAGCAGCGCATCCTGGGGATCACCGCCGAAGCCGAGATCGGCAAGATCTACGTCGGCAAGGTCGAGCGCATCGTCGATTTCGGCGCCTTCGTCAACATCCTGCCTGGCAAGGACGGCCTGGTGCACATCTCGATGCTGAGCGATGCGCGCGTCGAGAAAGTCACCGACGTGCTGAAAGAAGGCCAGGAAGTCGAAGTGCTGGTACTGGACGTGGACAACCGCGGCCGTATCAAACTGTCGATCAAAGACGTTGCTGCGGCCAAGGCCTCTGGCGTCTAA
- a CDS encoding BON domain-containing protein has product MKKFAIAAATATALTLTLANGAFAAQAPAQAPVMLAANTVDNAKQEGSDTWITTKVKADLVTEKGIPGTDIKVETSQGVVSLSSDVAVTQAQKEEAVRITKNIKGVKSVMSDGLKAE; this is encoded by the coding sequence ATGAAGAAGTTTGCCATTGCTGCCGCTACTGCTACCGCCCTGACCCTGACCCTGGCCAACGGCGCCTTCGCCGCACAAGCGCCAGCCCAGGCCCCTGTCATGCTGGCTGCCAACACAGTGGACAATGCTAAACAAGAAGGCTCCGACACCTGGATCACCACCAAGGTCAAAGCCGATCTGGTGACCGAAAAAGGTATTCCTGGCACGGACATCAAAGTCGAGACCAGCCAAGGTGTCGTTTCGCTGTCCTCGGATGTAGCGGTCACCCAGGCGCAGAAAGAAGAAGCGGTACGCATCACCAAGAACATCAAAGGCGTCAAGAGCGTTATGTCTGACGGCCTGAAAGCCGAATAA
- a CDS encoding DUF748 domain-containing protein — protein sequence MYKGLIRALGALLALVALYSLLGFLILPGIALRVANQQLAQYATVPAHLQRIELNPFSLELTLWGLQIGEPGKEQVGFERLYANLALDSLWSGALHLDAVELDKPRNEVLFAKEGTLNLTQLFKLPPSEAKPDEPPSDPFPLRIGSIKLSGGYLHFEDARPSEPIEFIYDDMNLELKNLSTLPDDNADMTLVANGPNGGRIDWAGTLSLSPIASQGTLKVTDAKMKLFWPYVRDAVPLVLEDGVVNLDTHYKLNLAKETELLLDNLSLRVAPFAIKAPDDRQLARLASLEVSETSIDLAKQRVTVGKIRSEKLETWAALEKDGELDWQKLFASQPAKASPKEKAEPAAAAPTTEEKAAAAPSKPWQVLLKDVQLRNYQVHLADRSQKEPVALDVGPLNVDMQGFDSLNQSPFTLKLDTGIGKQGKLQAAGQVNLAPVTAKLDVSTRDIDLRVAQAYISPFIRLELRSGMLASDLKVDLKSTEPLAFTVAGKAQVNQLHTLDTIKDRDFVKWQQVNVDGLSYVHGDALSIDKVTLLQPYARFIINEDRTTNVDDLLIPQPATPASSAQAKSTSSPASKPLGIRIGQIAINDGSANFADLTLTPNFATAVQQLNGQIGTIDNRKPTPAKVDIKGKVDRYAPVTIKGALNPFNPLASLDIATSFKRVELTTLTPYSGKFAGFRIRKGRLNLDLHYLITNGQLKAENKVVVEQLQLGEKVDSPDAVDLPIRLAVALLKDTEGKISIELPVTGDLNNPQFSVMPIVWQTLRNLVLRAAQAPFKFIGGLIAGGGAQDLGSVAFAPGSSELSGDAQGALDKLAAALQKRPELRLEIEGTSAQTSDGPLIAQQRLEREYQATWYKILQRRGDKVPANASMLTVDDSDKPAMLEGIYRNRLKQQPPAEWEKLSRDERTAKLREAVIKSWAESASLLRTLGQERASSIKDYLVDKGKLEDDRVYFIDTTLGQAESDGRVITPMHLDAE from the coding sequence ATGTACAAAGGACTGATACGCGCCCTCGGCGCGCTGCTTGCTCTCGTAGCCCTGTATAGCCTGCTTGGCTTCCTGATTCTCCCCGGCATCGCGTTGCGCGTCGCCAACCAGCAACTGGCGCAATACGCCACGGTGCCCGCGCATCTGCAGCGCATCGAGCTCAACCCGTTCAGCCTCGAGCTGACCCTGTGGGGCCTGCAGATCGGCGAGCCCGGCAAGGAACAGGTCGGCTTCGAGCGCCTGTACGCCAACCTGGCGCTCGACAGCCTGTGGAGCGGCGCCTTGCACCTGGATGCCGTGGAGCTCGACAAGCCCCGCAATGAGGTGCTGTTCGCCAAGGAGGGCACGCTCAATCTTACCCAGCTGTTCAAATTGCCACCCAGCGAGGCCAAGCCCGACGAGCCGCCGAGCGACCCGTTCCCGCTGCGTATCGGCAGCATCAAGCTCAGCGGTGGCTACCTGCATTTCGAGGATGCACGCCCGAGCGAGCCGATCGAATTCATCTACGACGACATGAACCTGGAGCTGAAGAATCTCAGCACCCTGCCGGACGACAACGCCGACATGACCTTGGTGGCCAATGGCCCCAACGGTGGCCGTATCGACTGGGCCGGCACCCTGAGCCTGTCGCCGATCGCCTCGCAAGGCACGCTGAAAGTCACTGACGCCAAGATGAAGCTGTTCTGGCCCTATGTCCGCGATGCCGTGCCGCTGGTGCTGGAAGATGGCGTGGTCAACCTCGATACCCACTACAAGCTAAACCTGGCCAAGGAAACCGAGCTGCTGCTGGACAACCTCTCGCTGCGCGTCGCCCCTTTCGCCATCAAGGCCCCGGATGATCGCCAACTGGCGCGCCTGGCCAGCCTCGAGGTCAGTGAAACGTCCATCGACCTGGCCAAGCAACGGGTCACCGTCGGCAAGATCCGCAGCGAAAAACTCGAGACCTGGGCCGCACTGGAAAAGGACGGGGAACTGGATTGGCAGAAGCTGTTCGCCAGCCAACCGGCAAAAGCCTCGCCAAAGGAAAAGGCCGAGCCGGCCGCCGCCGCGCCCACTACCGAGGAAAAGGCCGCCGCCGCGCCCAGCAAGCCTTGGCAGGTATTGCTCAAGGACGTGCAACTGCGCAATTACCAGGTGCACCTGGCCGACCGCAGCCAGAAGGAACCGGTGGCCCTCGATGTCGGCCCATTGAACGTGGACATGCAGGGCTTCGACAGCCTCAACCAGTCGCCCTTCACCCTCAAGCTCGACACCGGTATCGGCAAGCAGGGCAAGCTGCAGGCAGCGGGCCAGGTCAACCTGGCGCCGGTCACCGCCAAACTCGACGTGAGCACGCGTGACATCGACCTGCGCGTGGCCCAGGCATACATCAGCCCGTTCATCCGCCTGGAGCTGCGCAGCGGCATGCTCGCCAGCGACCTCAAGGTCGACCTCAAGAGCACCGAGCCGCTGGCCTTCACCGTGGCCGGCAAGGCCCAGGTCAACCAGTTGCACACCCTGGACACCATCAAGGACCGCGACTTCGTCAAATGGCAGCAGGTCAACGTCGATGGCCTTTCCTACGTGCACGGCGATGCCCTGTCGATCGACAAGGTGACGTTGCTGCAACCCTATGCACGCTTCATCATCAACGAAGACCGCACCACCAACGTCGATGACCTGCTGATCCCCCAGCCGGCCACCCCAGCCTCCAGTGCCCAGGCCAAATCGACCAGCAGCCCGGCCAGCAAACCACTGGGCATCCGCATTGGCCAGATCGCGATCAACGATGGCTCGGCCAACTTCGCCGACCTGACCCTGACGCCGAACTTCGCCACCGCCGTCCAGCAACTGAATGGCCAGATCGGCACCATCGACAACCGCAAGCCGACTCCGGCCAAGGTCGACATCAAAGGCAAGGTCGACCGCTATGCGCCAGTCACCATCAAGGGCGCGCTGAATCCGTTCAACCCGTTGGCCAGCCTGGACATCGCCACCAGCTTCAAGCGTGTCGAGCTGACCACACTGACGCCCTATTCCGGCAAATTCGCGGGTTTCCGCATCCGCAAGGGGCGATTGAACCTCGACCTGCATTACCTGATTACCAATGGCCAACTCAAGGCCGAGAACAAGGTAGTGGTCGAGCAACTGCAATTGGGTGAGAAGGTCGACAGCCCCGATGCGGTGGATCTGCCGATCCGCCTGGCGGTGGCTTTGCTCAAGGATACCGAGGGCAAGATCTCCATCGAGCTGCCCGTTACCGGCGACCTCAACAACCCACAGTTCAGCGTGATGCCAATCGTCTGGCAGACCCTGCGCAACCTGGTGTTGCGCGCAGCCCAGGCGCCGTTCAAGTTCATCGGCGGACTGATTGCCGGCGGCGGCGCGCAGGACCTCGGCAGCGTGGCCTTCGCACCGGGCTCCAGCGAACTCAGCGGCGACGCCCAGGGCGCTCTGGACAAACTGGCGGCGGCCTTGCAGAAGCGTCCGGAATTGCGCCTGGAAATCGAAGGCACCAGCGCCCAGACCAGCGACGGCCCACTGATCGCCCAACAGCGCCTGGAGCGCGAGTACCAGGCTACCTGGTACAAGATCCTGCAGCGTCGTGGCGACAAGGTGCCGGCCAATGCCTCGATGCTCACCGTCGATGACAGCGACAAGCCGGCCATGCTCGAAGGCATCTACCGCAACCGCCTGAAGCAGCAGCCACCGGCTGAATGGGAGAAGCTGAGCCGCGACGAGCGCACCGCCAAACTCCGCGAGGCAGTGATCAAGTCGTGGGCGGAAAGCGCCTCGCTGTTGCGTACCCTGGGCCAGGAACGGGCCAGCAGCATCAAGGACTACCTGGTCGACAAGGGCAAGCTCGAAGATGACCGGGTGTATTTCATCGACACCACCCTGGGGCAGGCCGAGAGCGATGGCCGAGTGATCACGCCGATGCATCTGGACGCTGAGTGA
- a CDS encoding oxygenase MpaB family protein yields the protein MEALRRRIETQVMSLTGLALGQLDLESPKGDPGLFGPHSISWRVHGDFPSMLVGGISALLLQLLHPAALAGVWDHSNFRGDLLGRLRRTSQFISGTTFGSTRDAEWLIAKVRDIHLKVTGTTPDGRPYAASDPDLLTWVHVAEVSRFLAAHLRYRDPHLPRQEQDRYYDEIALIAERLGARDVPRSCQQVDDYLHAMRPHLCCDARSREVVEILLAAPAPSRLAQPVGKLMLQAGIDLLPSWASDMLALQQGALRRQLVRQGLLHTAPVLRWAMRDGSAQRAKRRMGIE from the coding sequence ATGGAAGCCCTACGCCGCCGTATCGAAACCCAGGTCATGAGCCTCACCGGGCTGGCCCTCGGCCAGCTCGACTTGGAGTCGCCCAAGGGCGACCCCGGGTTGTTCGGCCCACACAGCATCAGCTGGCGCGTGCATGGCGACTTTCCGAGCATGCTGGTTGGCGGCATCAGCGCCTTGCTCCTGCAACTGCTGCATCCGGCCGCCTTGGCCGGGGTGTGGGACCACTCCAACTTCCGCGGCGACCTGCTCGGCCGCCTGCGCCGCACCAGCCAATTCATCTCCGGCACCACCTTCGGCTCCACCCGCGATGCCGAATGGCTGATCGCCAAGGTGCGTGACATCCACCTCAAGGTCACTGGCACAACGCCCGATGGCCGGCCCTACGCCGCCAGCGACCCTGACCTGCTGACCTGGGTGCACGTGGCCGAAGTCAGCCGTTTCCTCGCCGCCCACCTGCGTTACCGCGACCCGCACCTGCCCCGCCAGGAGCAGGACCGCTACTACGACGAAATCGCCCTGATCGCCGAGCGCCTGGGCGCCCGAGACGTGCCGCGTTCCTGCCAGCAGGTCGACGACTACCTGCACGCCATGCGCCCGCACTTGTGCTGCGACGCCCGCAGCCGCGAGGTGGTCGAGATCCTCCTCGCCGCACCCGCGCCCAGCCGCCTGGCGCAGCCGGTAGGTAAATTGATGCTGCAGGCGGGCATCGATCTGCTGCCTTCGTGGGCCAGCGACATGCTTGCCCTGCAGCAAGGCGCGCTGCGACGACAGCTGGTGCGCCAGGGGCTTCTACACACCGCGCCGGTATTGCGCTGGGCCATGCGCGATGGCTCGGCACAGCGGGCCAAACGGCGCATGGGCATCGAGTGA
- the acs gene encoding acetate--CoA ligase: MFDIRNYPQALAVSQSAALSHDDYQRLYRQSVEDPDTFWAEQAKRLDWMKPWSSVQQCDLNSGTARWFDGAQLNVSYNCIDRHLAQRGEQTALLWEGDEPTDSKAISYRELHREVCRLANALKARGVGKGDRVCIYMPMVPEAAYAMLACTRIGAIHSVVFGGFSPDALRDRILDADCRTVITADEGVRGGKRIPLKQNVDKALASCPGVSSVFVVRRTGGQVTWTDDRDLWYHEVTATAGDDCPPEPMDAEDPLFILYTSGSTGKPKGVMHTTAGYLLQATLTFKVVFDYRDGEAFWCTADVGWVTGHSYIVYGPLANGAISLMFEGVPNYPDTSRFWQVVDKHKVNIFYTAPTALRALMREGPWPLRNTSRKSLRLLGSVGEPINPEAWEWYFEEVGQQRCPIVDTWWQTETGGIMLTPLPGSPVFKPGCATQPMFGVQPVLLDEKGQLIEGAGAGMLALKASWPGQIRSVYGDHQRMVDTYFKPMPGYYFTGDGARRDADGHYWITGRVDDVINVSGHRIGTAEVESALVLHDSVAEAAVVGYPHDLKGQGVYAFVTPMNGVNANDALKAELLSLVSKEIGSFAKPELIQWAPGLPKTRSGKIMRRILRKIACNELENLGDTSTLADPSVVQGLIDNRLNR; the protein is encoded by the coding sequence ATGTTCGATATCCGCAACTACCCCCAGGCCTTGGCCGTGAGCCAATCCGCCGCCCTCAGCCACGACGACTACCAGCGCCTGTACCGCCAGTCAGTGGAGGACCCCGATACTTTTTGGGCCGAACAGGCCAAGCGCCTGGACTGGATGAAACCCTGGTCGAGCGTGCAGCAATGCGACCTGAACAGCGGCACCGCACGTTGGTTCGACGGTGCTCAGCTCAACGTCAGCTACAACTGCATCGACCGCCACCTGGCCCAGCGTGGCGAGCAGACCGCCCTGCTCTGGGAGGGTGACGAGCCCACGGACTCCAAGGCCATCAGCTACCGCGAGCTGCACCGCGAGGTCTGTCGCCTGGCCAATGCCTTGAAGGCACGCGGTGTGGGCAAGGGTGATCGGGTCTGCATCTACATGCCGATGGTGCCCGAGGCTGCCTATGCCATGCTCGCCTGCACGCGCATCGGTGCCATTCACTCGGTCGTGTTCGGCGGCTTCTCCCCCGATGCCCTGCGCGACCGCATCCTCGATGCCGACTGCCGCACCGTGATCACCGCCGACGAAGGCGTGCGCGGTGGCAAGCGCATCCCGCTCAAGCAGAACGTCGACAAGGCCCTGGCCAGTTGCCCCGGCGTCAGCAGCGTGTTCGTGGTGCGCCGCACCGGCGGCCAGGTGACGTGGACCGACGACCGCGATCTCTGGTATCACGAGGTGACTGCCACGGCGGGCGACGATTGCCCGCCCGAGCCGATGGACGCCGAAGACCCGCTGTTCATCCTGTACACCTCCGGCAGCACCGGCAAGCCCAAGGGCGTGATGCACACCACCGCCGGCTACCTGCTGCAGGCCACGCTGACCTTCAAGGTGGTGTTCGACTACCGCGACGGCGAAGCGTTCTGGTGCACCGCCGACGTCGGCTGGGTCACCGGGCACAGCTACATCGTCTACGGCCCACTGGCCAACGGCGCGATCAGCCTGATGTTCGAAGGGGTACCCAACTACCCTGACACCTCGCGCTTCTGGCAGGTGGTGGACAAGCACAAGGTCAATATCTTCTATACCGCGCCTACCGCCCTGCGCGCACTGATGCGTGAAGGCCCCTGGCCACTGCGCAACACCTCGCGCAAAAGCCTGCGCCTGCTCGGCAGTGTCGGCGAGCCGATCAACCCGGAAGCCTGGGAATGGTACTTCGAGGAAGTCGGCCAGCAACGCTGCCCGATCGTCGATACCTGGTGGCAGACCGAGACCGGCGGCATCATGTTGACCCCGCTGCCGGGCTCGCCGGTGTTCAAGCCCGGGTGCGCCACCCAGCCGATGTTCGGCGTGCAGCCGGTGCTGCTGGACGAAAAAGGCCAATTGATCGAGGGCGCCGGGGCCGGCATGCTGGCGCTCAAGGCCAGTTGGCCGGGACAGATCCGCAGTGTCTACGGCGACCACCAGCGCATGGTCGACACCTACTTCAAGCCCATGCCCGGCTACTACTTCACAGGTGACGGTGCCCGCCGCGACGCCGATGGCCATTATTGGATCACCGGGCGTGTCGACGATGTGATCAACGTCTCCGGGCACCGTATCGGCACTGCCGAAGTGGAAAGCGCCCTGGTGCTGCACGACAGCGTGGCGGAGGCGGCAGTGGTCGGCTACCCGCACGACCTCAAAGGCCAAGGGGTGTACGCGTTCGTCACGCCGATGAACGGCGTCAATGCCAACGATGCGCTCAAGGCAGAGCTTCTGTCGCTGGTCAGCAAGGAAATCGGCAGCTTCGCCAAGCCCGAGCTGATTCAGTGGGCCCCGGGCTTGCCCAAGACCCGCTCGGGCAAGATCATGCGGCGTATACTGCGCAAGATCGCCTGCAACGAGCTGGAAAACCTGGGCGACACTTCAACCCTGGCCGACCCGAGCGTGGTCCAGGGGTTGATCGACAACCGCCTCAATCGCTAG